The proteins below are encoded in one region of Parvicella tangerina:
- a CDS encoding histidine kinase dimerization/phosphoacceptor domain -containing protein, protein MKNLDEINKRIVELESELRTLQQEKDRLCQSKTVSYPPELSAPFEKAQQQVGDYFNKIQFNPEEANISIDGERYVLMRASSLSIDFFETILRLYEDKGSKEATKIGQNFLFDISHVIGVEDAKEFHEKLSLTDPVSKLSAGPVHFAHSGWAYVDIVESNPSPDENFYLKYKHPHSFEADAWINKGKTADFPVCIMNAGYSSGWCEQSFGVPLTSVELKCRAKGDDCCLFVMAHPQKINEHLDKDEELKDSSAPYEIPKFFERKQVEQELISSLEEKTMLLQEVHHRVKNNLQIISSLLNLQSQYFEGADSLAKFNDMRNRIKAIAMVHERFYKSDDVQHANFTEYIGSIVDLLRETFGTEIHINLNTDKVLETKVPIEKAIPCGLVINEIVTNAMKHAFTEDQKSAPTINIELELNDHRTKMVISDNGRGLPEDFDINQSDSLGLELVCSLVDQLEGSIDVKSNNGTTFVLECGRH, encoded by the coding sequence TTGAAAAACCTAGACGAAATAAACAAAAGGATAGTCGAACTAGAATCTGAGTTGCGTACTCTGCAACAAGAGAAGGATCGATTGTGCCAATCAAAAACGGTATCATATCCCCCAGAACTGTCAGCACCTTTTGAAAAGGCTCAACAACAAGTTGGCGATTATTTTAACAAGATTCAGTTCAATCCTGAAGAGGCGAATATTTCCATCGATGGGGAGCGCTACGTACTGATGAGAGCATCGTCACTCTCCATTGACTTTTTTGAAACTATTCTTCGTCTTTATGAAGACAAAGGATCCAAAGAAGCTACAAAAATAGGGCAAAACTTCCTTTTTGATATCAGTCATGTGATTGGCGTGGAAGACGCTAAAGAATTTCACGAGAAGTTATCGCTTACAGATCCCGTTTCTAAACTTTCCGCAGGACCAGTACATTTTGCTCATAGCGGATGGGCTTATGTTGATATAGTAGAAAGCAATCCCTCACCAGATGAAAACTTCTACTTAAAATATAAGCATCCTCATTCCTTTGAAGCTGATGCATGGATCAACAAAGGCAAAACTGCAGACTTCCCGGTATGCATAATGAATGCGGGCTATTCATCAGGTTGGTGTGAGCAGAGTTTTGGTGTCCCTTTGACTTCAGTGGAGCTCAAATGCAGAGCAAAAGGAGATGATTGCTGTCTGTTTGTAATGGCTCATCCACAAAAGATCAATGAACATCTAGACAAAGATGAGGAACTCAAAGACAGTTCAGCACCTTATGAAATTCCAAAGTTTTTCGAAAGAAAGCAAGTGGAACAAGAGTTAATCAGTTCTCTTGAGGAAAAAACAATGCTTCTTCAGGAAGTACATCATCGAGTAAAGAATAACTTACAGATCATTTCGAGCTTGCTTAACCTGCAATCTCAATACTTTGAAGGCGCAGATTCGCTTGCAAAATTTAACGATATGCGCAACCGAATCAAAGCGATTGCCATGGTCCACGAAAGGTTCTACAAGTCTGATGATGTTCAACATGCTAATTTCACGGAGTACATTGGTTCAATTGTAGATTTGTTAAGAGAGACTTTTGGCACCGAAATACATATCAACTTAAATACCGATAAAGTACTTGAAACCAAGGTTCCTATCGAAAAAGCGATTCCGTGCGGACTTGTTATCAATGAAATTGTAACAAACGCCATGAAGCATGCGTTCACTGAAGATCAGAAGAGTGCTCCGACAATTAATATCGAGCTCGAACTTAACGATCATCGCACAAAAATGGTCATCTCAGACAATGGCAGAGGTTTGCCTGAAGACTTTGATATTAATCAGTCTGACTCACTTGGCCTAGAACTGGTATGCTCACTAGTGGATCAACTCGAAGGCAGTATTGATGTAAAAAGCAATAATGGAACTACCTTTGTCCTAGAATGTGGCAGGCATTAG
- a CDS encoding plasmid pRiA4b ORF-3 family protein — MKTLVLRIVIDTEEDIFRDIEIRQDQNFEELHDAIIQSFQFSGDQMASFYMSNDDWEKGQEIGLMDVSAFDGDNSTPSMKTTLIEQMLNKKHQKMLYVYDFLKMWIFYVEVIQINDADGAQSYPKMVRKFGDAPNEDSKELPDLFEGLDVHVQDDFGSSDDDDDYDDFDDDDPFSEFEDSYDY; from the coding sequence ATGAAGACACTGGTACTTAGGATTGTAATTGACACTGAGGAGGATATCTTTCGAGACATTGAAATTCGACAAGATCAGAACTTTGAGGAGCTTCACGATGCAATAATTCAATCCTTTCAATTTAGTGGAGATCAGATGGCTTCTTTCTACATGAGTAATGATGATTGGGAGAAAGGTCAGGAAATCGGTCTCATGGACGTCAGTGCTTTTGATGGGGACAATAGTACCCCAAGTATGAAAACCACTCTTATTGAACAAATGCTCAATAAGAAGCACCAAAAAATGCTTTACGTTTATGACTTCCTAAAAATGTGGATCTTCTATGTTGAAGTCATTCAAATTAATGACGCTGATGGTGCTCAGTCCTACCCGAAAATGGTGAGAAAGTTTGGAGATGCTCCAAATGAAGATAGCAAGGAGCTACCCGATCTTTTTGAAGGGTTAGATGTCCATGTTCAAGATGATTTTGGATCATCGGATGACGATGACGATTACGATGATTTTGATGATGATGATCCTTTTAGTGAATTTGAGGACAGTTATGATTATTAA
- a CDS encoding CCA tRNA nucleotidyltransferase, whose product MSSRSSENNSPHLSAQIRHLFSIVHQAAHQIDQPVFVIGGFVRDLLLDRPCKDLDFVTKGSGIRLAEEVAKKLGTKQISVFKNFGTAMIKHDDYELEFVGARKESYQRDSRKPIVEDGTLEDDQQRRDFTINALAIDLYQDDFDQIVDPFQGLQDLEAKIIRTPLDPDITFSDDPLRMLRAIRFACQLGFRIEEESYQAITRNAHRIDIISKERIIDEMNKMILSPHPSLGFKLMFNTKLLHRIFPEMVDLQGVEIKNGKGHKDNFYHTLEVLDNISKHTDDLWLRWAAIMHDIAKPATKRFHPKAGWTFHGHEDRGARMVPKIFKRLKLPLDAKMKYVQKLVALHLRPIALTKEEITDSALRRLIVDAGDDLEDLLTLCRADITSKNPEKVKRYLARFDIVEQKLKDVEERDKLRNWQPPITGQMIMEAFDLPPSKKVGEIKQVIREAILDGKVENDLDKAKAYMLELGKKMGL is encoded by the coding sequence GTGAGTTCAAGATCATCAGAAAATAATTCTCCCCATTTGAGTGCTCAAATAAGGCACCTATTCAGTATTGTGCATCAGGCTGCGCATCAAATAGATCAGCCTGTTTTTGTTATCGGTGGGTTTGTTCGGGACCTACTTCTTGACAGACCTTGTAAAGATTTAGATTTTGTGACTAAAGGTAGTGGCATTCGATTGGCTGAAGAAGTCGCAAAAAAACTGGGAACTAAGCAGATCAGTGTCTTCAAAAACTTTGGAACAGCAATGATCAAGCATGATGATTATGAGCTAGAGTTCGTTGGTGCTAGAAAAGAAAGTTATCAAAGAGATTCAAGAAAACCAATCGTAGAAGACGGAACGCTTGAGGATGATCAGCAGCGAAGAGATTTTACAATCAACGCTTTGGCTATTGATCTTTATCAGGATGATTTTGATCAGATTGTTGATCCATTTCAAGGATTGCAAGATCTCGAAGCAAAGATTATTCGCACACCGTTAGATCCAGATATTACGTTTTCTGACGACCCTTTAAGGATGTTGCGTGCCATTCGTTTTGCATGTCAATTAGGGTTTAGAATTGAGGAGGAGTCCTATCAAGCAATAACTAGAAATGCTCATAGAATTGACATCATATCTAAAGAGCGTATCATTGATGAGATGAATAAAATGATTCTTTCTCCACATCCTTCTCTTGGTTTCAAACTCATGTTTAATACAAAGTTGTTGCATCGTATTTTCCCAGAGATGGTGGACTTGCAAGGAGTTGAAATCAAAAACGGAAAAGGTCATAAAGACAACTTTTATCACACCCTTGAAGTACTTGACAATATTAGTAAGCACACGGATGATCTGTGGTTGAGGTGGGCAGCAATTATGCACGACATTGCTAAACCGGCCACCAAGCGTTTTCACCCAAAAGCAGGTTGGACCTTTCATGGTCACGAAGACCGGGGAGCACGAATGGTTCCAAAAATATTTAAGCGGTTAAAGCTTCCCTTAGATGCCAAAATGAAGTACGTTCAAAAGTTAGTCGCCTTACACTTGAGACCTATTGCGCTTACCAAAGAGGAAATAACAGACTCAGCACTTCGTAGGTTAATTGTTGATGCCGGAGATGACCTGGAAGACCTATTAACCCTTTGCAGGGCGGATATTACCTCTAAAAATCCAGAAAAAGTAAAACGGTACCTAGCTCGCTTTGACATCGTAGAACAAAAACTGAAAGATGTTGAAGAACGTGATAAGCTTAGAAATTGGCAGCCTCCAATTACCGGTCAGATGATTATGGAAGCCTTTGACCTTCCTCCATCCAAAAAAGTAGGAGAAATCAAACAAGTTATACGCGAAGCTATACTAGATGGAAAGGTAGAAAATGATCTAGATAAAGCGAAAGCATATATGCTGGAACTAGGCAAAAAAATGGGGCTATAA
- a CDS encoding L-threonylcarbamoyladenylate synthase: MFDKRAVVNVLKSGGVILYNTDTIPGLGCDATNKDAVEKIYAIKERPAEKSLILLVSNDGMLQRYVERVPDVAWDIIDFAEKPTTIIYPKAKNLAANLVADDGSIGIRMIKKGPLNELIEAFGRPLVSTSANLSGAPGATSLSEIVPEITSKVDLIVDLPTQKRNQASTIIKIELNGEFKIIRK; encoded by the coding sequence ATGTTTGATAAACGAGCGGTCGTTAATGTGCTTAAATCTGGAGGGGTAATCCTTTACAACACAGACACCATTCCTGGTTTAGGTTGTGATGCGACAAATAAAGATGCCGTAGAGAAGATTTATGCGATCAAAGAACGCCCAGCTGAAAAAAGTTTGATCCTTTTGGTTTCAAACGATGGGATGCTACAAAGATATGTTGAACGTGTTCCAGATGTTGCTTGGGACATTATTGATTTTGCTGAGAAACCTACTACAATTATCTATCCTAAAGCAAAAAATCTTGCAGCTAATCTTGTAGCCGATGATGGAAGTATTGGCATAAGGATGATTAAAAAAGGTCCTCTTAATGAGTTGATCGAGGCATTTGGGAGACCACTTGTATCAACTTCCGCAAACCTTTCTGGAGCTCCTGGTGCTACTTCACTCTCAGAAATTGTCCCTGAGATTACTTCAAAGGTAGATTTAATCGTAGATTTGCCAACCCAAAAAAGGAATCAAGCATCAACGATTATCAAAATTGAGTTAAACGGTGAGTTCAAGATCATCAGAAAATAA
- a CDS encoding glycosyltransferase family 4 protein, producing MRIGYDAKRAYQNYTGLGNYSRDLLKSVLDIAPENDYFLYTPKITKIPSVKFIGQHNNVTVTTPKNQVDKTFKGLWRSINLEKTLDQDHIDIFHGLSNEIPRKGSGSKIKYVVTIHDLIFKRYPRNYKAIDRRIYNTKFKYACKNSNRIIAISEQTKRDIVEFYGIPEEKIEVIYQTCHENFKKDYSNEIKIHIKEKFDLPDDFILNVGTIETRKNLYGLIQATLSMQNNLPIVVVGKKTKYYNFLKVQMQKLKIDPNRIIFLKNVSIEELPAIYQMANVFVYPSHFEGFGIPIIEALHSGVPVITSNGGCFSEAAGSKSKFIDPDDPEEIGEAIDLVLSDTNLREEMITSGKEYVKKFEPTILTDQLLNVYNNL from the coding sequence ATGAGAATTGGATACGATGCTAAAAGAGCCTACCAAAATTACACTGGACTTGGTAACTATTCCAGAGACCTCCTAAAAAGCGTTTTGGACATTGCTCCAGAAAACGACTATTTTCTCTACACTCCAAAAATCACAAAAATTCCAAGCGTTAAGTTTATAGGGCAGCATAACAACGTCACCGTGACCACGCCTAAAAATCAGGTAGACAAGACTTTCAAAGGACTATGGCGTTCCATAAATCTTGAAAAAACACTTGACCAGGATCACATCGATATCTTTCATGGGTTAAGTAATGAAATCCCCAGGAAAGGAAGTGGCAGCAAGATCAAATATGTGGTAACGATTCATGATCTCATCTTTAAACGATACCCGAGAAACTATAAAGCAATCGATCGAAGAATTTACAATACCAAGTTTAAATACGCCTGTAAAAATTCAAATCGGATTATTGCAATTTCAGAACAAACGAAACGAGACATCGTAGAGTTCTATGGTATTCCTGAAGAAAAAATTGAGGTCATCTATCAAACATGTCATGAGAATTTTAAGAAAGACTACTCAAATGAAATAAAAATACATATTAAAGAAAAGTTTGATCTTCCAGATGACTTTATTCTTAATGTAGGAACGATTGAGACGAGAAAAAACCTGTATGGTTTAATTCAAGCTACCCTCTCCATGCAAAACAATTTGCCGATTGTAGTTGTGGGGAAAAAAACGAAATATTATAATTTTCTTAAGGTACAAATGCAAAAATTAAAGATCGATCCAAACCGGATTATCTTTCTTAAAAATGTTTCTATTGAGGAGTTACCAGCCATCTATCAAATGGCAAATGTTTTCGTTTACCCCTCTCATTTTGAGGGCTTTGGAATTCCAATCATAGAAGCTTTGCATTCAGGAGTTCCTGTAATTACTTCCAATGGAGGCTGCTTTTCTGAAGCGGCAGGGAGCAAATCGAAGTTTATTGACCCTGATGATCCTGAAGAAATAGGAGAAGCCATTGACTTGGTGCTAAGTGATACCAATCTTCGAGAAGAAATGATCACATCTGGTAAAGAGTATGTCAAAAAGTTTGAACCTACGATCTTAACTGATCAATTGTTGAACGTCTACAATAATCTTTAA
- a CDS encoding patatin-like phospholipase family protein gives MKHTLTTKKLRKTLLLLVLFLFSNFLRSQKVGVVLSGGGALGYAHIGVLMALEENNIPIDYIAGTSAGALVGSMYVAGWSPWVMDSLVMTEKYQLMSSGGIEYQFDHFFRKPEPEASWIDVKLTKDLSLKKIVPTNFTDPVLLDYESMAGYSNVSAEAGYNFDSLFVPFRCVAADVQSKSPVIFKEGHLNQAVRASMTYPGYLKPIKVNGRLMFDGGLYNNFPTDVMYDEFFPDIIIGVDFSDSTSGPDEDDVFSQIRSMIIDRDPTSIICQNGVLIKPDETISIFGFDEGDKAIKAGYDATIAIIDSLKMLIPREVSKEEVAAKRAKYLQSLDPIIIEDVEIEGVNKNIAKYIEKSIFYNDNELDLKTLKKRYFRLVSDSKLKFIYPLAKINPETGKYKLHLDVYTEKPFSVKFGGVISSKPINTGYVGLKYARLGRVGFQATGESSFGKYYGSAKLAGQLDFNFKIPFSVEAFFTLNRFDYFKSFATFFEESKPSFIIENDRYAGVNVFAPIDYFGRVEAGYSYGMIENSYYQTSAFTPSDTSDVTDLTGSLFHLGYAQSSLNRKQFASEGGAISLKLNYFMGVENTTPGSTAVLTIPTNQREQEFFNARLKAQKYFDIGQTLHYGLSFDGSFYFTEKFLDNYTATIINSPIFQPIPESRSLFLQNYASHNFVGLGTQLIYNISDNIDLRGEGYAFVPFYRIDKNKYNQPFYSNDLYNISWIGSGNLIYHSPLGPLGASLNYYQGKDRPWSFLVTFGYILHNKRFLK, from the coding sequence TTGAAGCATACCCTCACAACAAAAAAACTCAGAAAGACCTTACTTCTTCTTGTGCTTTTTCTTTTTTCTAATTTCTTACGGTCACAAAAGGTCGGAGTAGTACTTAGTGGTGGAGGAGCTTTAGGATATGCTCATATAGGGGTGCTTATGGCACTCGAGGAGAATAATATTCCAATTGACTACATTGCGGGAACAAGTGCTGGAGCATTAGTGGGGAGTATGTACGTGGCAGGTTGGTCCCCCTGGGTTATGGATAGTTTGGTGATGACAGAAAAGTATCAATTGATGTCCTCTGGAGGAATAGAGTACCAATTTGACCATTTCTTTAGGAAACCTGAGCCTGAAGCATCCTGGATCGATGTCAAATTGACGAAAGATTTGTCTTTGAAAAAAATTGTACCAACTAACTTTACTGATCCCGTGCTTTTAGATTACGAGAGTATGGCTGGGTACAGTAATGTGAGTGCTGAAGCGGGCTATAATTTCGATAGTTTGTTTGTGCCTTTTCGGTGTGTTGCTGCAGATGTACAAAGTAAATCTCCTGTAATTTTTAAGGAAGGTCATCTCAATCAGGCGGTGAGGGCTTCAATGACTTATCCAGGATATCTAAAACCCATTAAGGTAAATGGAAGACTCATGTTTGATGGGGGACTTTACAATAACTTTCCAACGGATGTGATGTATGATGAGTTCTTCCCAGATATCATTATTGGAGTTGATTTTTCTGATTCAACTTCTGGCCCTGATGAAGATGATGTGTTTTCTCAGATTAGATCAATGATCATAGACCGCGACCCTACGTCTATCATTTGTCAGAATGGTGTATTGATCAAACCAGATGAGACCATAAGTATATTTGGGTTTGATGAGGGAGATAAGGCTATTAAGGCGGGCTATGATGCAACAATCGCTATTATTGATTCCCTGAAAATGTTGATTCCAAGAGAAGTTAGTAAGGAAGAAGTTGCAGCAAAAAGAGCAAAGTATCTGCAGTCGCTAGATCCTATTATTATTGAGGATGTTGAGATAGAAGGTGTAAATAAAAACATCGCGAAGTACATCGAAAAATCCATTTTTTATAACGACAATGAACTTGATCTGAAGACCTTAAAAAAGCGTTATTTTCGATTGGTGTCAGATAGTAAACTTAAATTCATTTATCCACTTGCCAAAATTAACCCCGAAACGGGTAAATACAAATTGCATTTGGACGTTTACACGGAAAAACCTTTCTCGGTAAAGTTTGGAGGAGTGATCAGTTCAAAGCCAATAAATACGGGCTACGTAGGGCTTAAATACGCTAGGCTTGGTAGAGTTGGTTTTCAGGCCACTGGAGAAAGTTCGTTTGGAAAGTATTATGGTTCAGCAAAACTGGCAGGACAACTTGATTTTAATTTCAAAATCCCTTTCTCGGTAGAGGCTTTTTTTACCTTGAACAGGTTTGACTATTTTAAGAGTTTTGCTACTTTCTTTGAAGAGTCAAAACCCTCATTTATTATTGAAAACGACCGTTATGCAGGTGTCAACGTCTTTGCTCCTATCGATTATTTTGGTAGGGTGGAAGCGGGGTACTCTTACGGAATGATTGAGAACAGTTATTATCAAACTTCAGCGTTTACGCCAAGTGATACATCAGATGTTACTGATTTAACGGGTAGCCTTTTTCATCTGGGGTATGCGCAAAGTAGCCTTAACAGAAAACAATTTGCTTCAGAAGGTGGAGCGATTTCGTTAAAACTGAATTATTTTATGGGTGTTGAGAATACCACTCCTGGAAGTACTGCTGTGTTAACGATTCCTACGAACCAACGAGAGCAAGAATTTTTCAATGCTCGACTAAAGGCTCAAAAATACTTTGACATTGGTCAGACACTTCATTATGGGCTAAGTTTTGACGGAAGCTTTTATTTTACGGAGAAGTTTCTCGACAATTACACAGCGACCATAATCAATTCTCCCATATTTCAGCCGATACCAGAAAGCAGGTCGTTGTTTCTTCAAAACTATGCATCGCACAACTTTGTAGGATTGGGAACTCAGCTGATCTATAATATTTCTGACAATATTGATCTGAGAGGTGAAGGTTATGCATTTGTACCTTTTTACCGAATCGATAAAAACAAATATAATCAGCCTTTCTATAGTAATGATTTGTATAATATTTCCTGGATTGGTTCAGGGAATTTAATCTACCACTCTCCGCTTGGACCACTTGGTGCTTCGTTGAACTATTATCAAGGGAAAGATCGTCCGTGGAGCTTCTTGGTTACATTTGGGTATATTCTGCACAATAAAAGATTTCTGAAGTAA